One genomic segment of Halalkalicoccus tibetensis includes these proteins:
- a CDS encoding YIP1 family protein yields MTQWVADPKGGRDRGPRAVARAWVEVMVRPRRFYRAGVAPGDQAPGLLFAVGVVSLASLLRLALSGETVVGAPYPTFGDQRLLSVALVFSVIVALVAPLVLHLVAALQTLLLLPFAPDRAGVSETVQVIGYATAPCVFVGVPVPTVQALAAGYGAALFVIGASVVHSVSLPRAAALCALPAAATFGIGFGGFEAVETLFSGGV; encoded by the coding sequence GTGACACAGTGGGTGGCCGATCCGAAGGGCGGGCGCGATCGCGGGCCACGGGCGGTCGCCCGCGCGTGGGTCGAAGTGATGGTCCGTCCCCGTCGGTTCTACCGGGCGGGGGTCGCCCCGGGCGATCAGGCGCCCGGCTTGTTGTTCGCCGTGGGCGTGGTCTCGCTTGCCTCCCTGCTGCGGCTCGCGCTCTCGGGCGAGACGGTCGTCGGCGCGCCCTATCCCACGTTCGGCGACCAGCGGCTCCTCTCGGTCGCGCTGGTGTTCTCGGTGATCGTCGCGCTGGTCGCTCCCCTGGTCCTCCACCTCGTTGCGGCGCTCCAGACGCTCCTGTTGCTCCCGTTCGCCCCCGACCGGGCGGGCGTCAGCGAGACCGTCCAGGTGATCGGCTACGCCACCGCGCCCTGCGTGTTCGTCGGCGTGCCGGTACCGACGGTGCAGGCGTTGGCGGCCGGCTACGGGGCGGCCCTGTTCGTCATTGGGGCGAGCGTGGTCCACTCGGTCTCGCTCCCGCGCGCGGCGGCGCTCTGTGCGCTGCCGGCGGCGGCGACCTTCGGGATCGGGTTCGGCGGGTTCGAGGCGGTAGAGACGCTGTTCTCGGGCGGCGTCTGA
- a CDS encoding thymidine kinase: protein MHAITRSGWVEVIAGCMFAGKTEELLRRLRRAEIAGQEVAVFKPATDDRYGEATVGTHNGRQWDADVIETDAEGVRGIPDRLNGEQVVAVDEANFFPPALVGVCEELADDGRRVIVSGTDQTFRGEPFEPLPQLLAIAEYVEKLQAICSVCGEPASRNQRLVDGEPARREDPTIMVGAEESYEARCRNCHVLRGD, encoded by the coding sequence GTGCACGCGATAACCCGTAGCGGCTGGGTGGAGGTGATCGCCGGCTGCATGTTCGCCGGCAAGACCGAGGAGCTCCTCCGGCGGCTGCGCCGCGCGGAGATCGCGGGCCAGGAGGTCGCCGTCTTCAAACCCGCCACCGACGACCGCTACGGCGAGGCCACGGTCGGCACGCACAACGGTCGCCAGTGGGACGCCGACGTGATCGAGACCGACGCCGAGGGGGTCCGGGGGATCCCCGACCGACTGAACGGCGAGCAGGTCGTCGCGGTCGACGAGGCGAACTTCTTCCCGCCCGCGCTCGTCGGCGTCTGCGAGGAACTGGCGGACGACGGCCGCCGAGTGATTGTCTCGGGCACCGACCAGACGTTCCGGGGCGAGCCCTTCGAACCCCTACCACAGCTGCTCGCGATCGCAGAATACGTCGAGAAGCTCCAGGCGATCTGTTCGGTCTGTGGCGAGCCCGCGAGCCGGAACCAGCGGCTGGTCGACGGCGAGCCCGCCCGCCGCGAGGACCCCACGATCATGGTCGGGGCCGAGGAGTCCTACGAGGCGCGATGTCGCAACTGTCATGTCCTGCGTGGCGACTAG
- a CDS encoding NAD(P)H-dependent oxidoreductase — MADPPHVAAVVGSLRERSHTRMALNEALRGVEEAGGTGELLDLREYDLPVLNVDDEETEDVEAFTEAVREADAVILGTPMYHGSYSGVLKNALDHCGFDEFEDKTVGLLAVAAGSFPITALEHLRSVCRALDAWVLPHQAAVPRASSAFEDGEFVEEKSAERVRVLGERAVEYANIEPDPNCLESEQNVGARTTD, encoded by the coding sequence ATGGCGGATCCACCACACGTCGCCGCGGTCGTCGGCAGCCTACGCGAGCGCAGCCACACGCGGATGGCCCTGAACGAGGCGCTCCGCGGCGTCGAGGAGGCCGGGGGAACCGGGGAGCTGCTCGACCTCCGCGAGTACGACCTGCCCGTGTTGAACGTCGACGACGAGGAGACCGAGGACGTCGAGGCGTTCACCGAAGCGGTGCGAGAGGCCGACGCCGTGATCCTCGGAACGCCGATGTACCACGGCTCGTACTCGGGCGTGCTGAAGAACGCGCTCGACCACTGCGGCTTCGACGAGTTCGAGGACAAGACCGTGGGACTGCTCGCGGTCGCCGCCGGGAGCTTCCCGATCACCGCGCTCGAACACCTTCGATCCGTCTGTCGGGCGCTCGACGCGTGGGTCCTCCCGCATCAGGCGGCAGTTCCCCGGGCGAGCAGCGCCTTCGAGGACGGCGAGTTCGTCGAGGAGAAGAGCGCAGAGCGGGTGCGCGTGCTCGGCGAACGGGCGGTGGAGTACGCGAACATCGAACCGGATCCGAACTGTTTGGAGAGCGAGCAGAACGTCGGGGCGAGGACCACCGACTGA
- a CDS encoding A/G-specific adenine glycosylase, with translation MSGSEALPTELGEVRESLIGWYEADHREFPWRRTDDAYEILVSEVMSQQTQLERVEEAWSEFLERWPDPESLAAADRSEVVGFWTDHSLGYNNRAKYLHEAARQVVGEFDGEFPEEPEGLQELQGVGPYTGNAVASFAFDNGDAVVDTNVKRVLYRAFDVPDDDAAFEAAARELMPAGESRVWNNAIMELGGVACRKTPKCDEAGCPLREWCSAYETGDFTAPDVPTQPKFEGSRRQKRGRAIRVLKEYEELPLDELGPRVRVDYGGEDSEEWLRGLVSDLADDGLVEIEGDRVRLRR, from the coding sequence ATGAGTGGGTCGGAAGCGCTGCCAACGGAGCTCGGGGAGGTACGCGAGTCGCTGATCGGGTGGTACGAGGCCGACCATCGGGAGTTCCCGTGGCGACGGACCGACGACGCCTATGAAATCCTCGTCAGCGAGGTGATGAGCCAGCAGACGCAGCTGGAACGGGTCGAGGAGGCCTGGAGCGAGTTCCTCGAGCGCTGGCCCGACCCGGAGAGCCTCGCGGCGGCCGACCGCTCCGAGGTCGTGGGGTTCTGGACCGACCACAGCCTGGGCTACAACAACCGCGCGAAGTACCTCCACGAGGCCGCCCGGCAGGTCGTCGGGGAGTTCGACGGGGAGTTCCCCGAGGAGCCCGAGGGGCTCCAAGAGCTCCAGGGCGTCGGCCCCTACACCGGAAACGCGGTGGCGAGCTTCGCGTTCGACAACGGCGACGCGGTGGTCGATACGAACGTCAAGCGCGTGCTCTACCGCGCGTTCGACGTGCCCGACGACGACGCGGCCTTCGAGGCGGCGGCGCGGGAGCTCATGCCCGCCGGCGAGTCGCGCGTCTGGAACAACGCGATCATGGAGCTGGGCGGGGTCGCCTGCCGGAAAACGCCGAAATGTGACGAGGCGGGCTGTCCCCTCCGGGAGTGGTGCTCGGCCTACGAGACCGGCGACTTCACCGCGCCGGACGTGCCCACCCAGCCGAAGTTCGAGGGCTCGCGCCGGCAGAAACGAGGGCGGGCGATTCGGGTGCTCAAGGAGTACGAGGAGCTCCCGCTCGACGAGCTCGGTCCCCGGGTACGGGTCGACTACGGCGGCGAGGACAGCGAAGAATGGCTCCGCGGGCTCGTCTCGGACCTCGCCGACGACGGGCTGGTCGAGATCGAGGGCGACCGGGTGCGCCTCAGACGGTAG
- a CDS encoding AI-2E family transporter has product MNKQRGFLLLAVGLSGLLGLYVVLPFAEYVLAAVLLAYALHPLHVRLVPRLGPRLSPIALIAFAGTAIVLPFALVSAALVRDLRAIAAGESGLRIDEVEGTIAAYTGRSVDLQGLAMAGAETVFDATFNGLSELFSVALKATFGLALVLFLLYYLLKDGACFVAWLKEATPLPPDVTDRLYCRIDATTWAVIVGHIFVAFVQGMAGGIGLLIAGVPSPVFWTAVMVLLALLPLIGAFLVWAPAGVYLLLVGHPSAGLFLLVYGVVVVSMIDNYVRPIVIDSRASLNPGVVLVGVFGGIYSLGFVGLFVGPIVLGILGATLSTFTNDYSRL; this is encoded by the coding sequence ATGAACAAACAACGGGGCTTCCTCCTCCTCGCGGTCGGGCTTTCGGGCCTGCTCGGGCTATACGTCGTGTTGCCCTTCGCGGAGTACGTCTTGGCGGCGGTCCTGCTCGCGTACGCCCTCCATCCCCTACACGTCCGTCTCGTCCCCCGGCTCGGGCCGCGCCTCTCCCCGATCGCGCTGATCGCCTTCGCGGGGACGGCGATCGTCCTCCCCTTCGCCCTCGTGTCGGCCGCGCTCGTGCGCGACCTCCGGGCGATCGCGGCGGGCGAGAGCGGCCTCCGGATCGACGAGGTCGAGGGAACTATCGCGGCCTACACCGGGCGCTCGGTCGACCTCCAGGGACTGGCGATGGCCGGGGCGGAGACGGTCTTCGATGCGACGTTCAACGGTCTCTCCGAGCTGTTCAGCGTGGCGCTCAAGGCGACGTTCGGGCTCGCGCTCGTGCTCTTCTTGCTCTACTACCTCCTGAAGGACGGGGCGTGTTTCGTCGCCTGGCTGAAGGAGGCGACGCCGCTGCCCCCGGACGTGACCGACCGGCTCTACTGCCGGATCGACGCGACCACGTGGGCGGTGATCGTCGGGCACATCTTCGTTGCGTTCGTCCAGGGGATGGCCGGCGGGATCGGGCTGTTGATCGCTGGCGTCCCCAGCCCCGTCTTCTGGACGGCCGTGATGGTGTTGCTCGCGCTGTTGCCGCTGATCGGGGCCTTCCTCGTCTGGGCGCCCGCCGGCGTCTACTTGTTGCTCGTCGGCCACCCCTCCGCCGGACTCTTCTTGCTCGTCTACGGGGTCGTCGTCGTGAGCATGATCGACAACTACGTCCGCCCGATCGTCATCGACTCGCGCGCGAGCCTCAACCCCGGCGTGGTGCTGGTCGGCGTCTTCGGCGGAATCTACTCACTGGGCTTCGTCGGCCTGTTCGTCGGCCCGATCGTCCTCGGGATCCTGGGCGCGACCCTCTCGACGTTCACGAACGATTACAGCCGACTCTGA
- a CDS encoding DoxX family protein, whose protein sequence is MDLRELFRTETSPWAFLIRFAVGFVFLTEGLNKLINPAERGVGRFEGLGLPAPELFAGGVAGIEIVAGTLLIAGLFTRAAALVLAGVALTAIVLTKLPVLLGTGFLTFGGVDASFYGLWGFLYEWRLDFAMFVGSIYLVLAGPGKGSFDERLFGQDPVLDRVRNAVRTT, encoded by the coding sequence ATGGACCTCAGAGAGCTGTTCCGAACCGAGACGTCGCCGTGGGCGTTCCTGATCCGCTTCGCGGTGGGGTTCGTCTTCCTCACCGAGGGGCTGAACAAACTCATCAATCCTGCGGAGCGTGGGGTTGGTCGGTTCGAGGGACTCGGCCTCCCCGCCCCGGAACTTTTCGCCGGTGGCGTCGCGGGCATCGAGATCGTCGCCGGGACGTTGCTCATCGCGGGGCTGTTCACGCGGGCGGCTGCGCTCGTACTGGCGGGGGTCGCGCTCACCGCCATCGTCCTGACGAAGCTCCCCGTGTTGCTCGGGACGGGGTTCCTGACGTTCGGGGGTGTGGACGCGAGCTTCTACGGCCTCTGGGGGTTCCTCTACGAGTGGCGTCTCGACTTCGCGATGTTCGTGGGGTCGATCTATCTGGTCCTCGCCGGCCCGGGCAAGGGCTCGTTCGACGAACGCCTCTTCGGTCAGGATCCGGTCCTCGATCGGGTTCGGAACGCGGTGCGAACCACCTAG